ttttactaGATGCATTTTCTACATATATCATGCTTAACACCTTTCAAATAAGTTTCAGATGAATCATTTCCATGAATAgtgcaaatttttttttcaaaggttACCTTGAGTCCTTTGTCATAAAGTTGACTTATACTGAGTAGATTGTGCTTCAATCCTTCTACAAGCAATACGTCTTTTATCATCAAGGTATCTGCACTTCCAATGTTTCCTAATCCCAAAATTTTTCCCTTATTGTTACCACCATATGTAATAAAGCATTATTCCATTTTCCAGAAGTTTGTAAATTTCTTCTTATCCCTGGTCATGTGTCTTAAACATCCACTGTTAAGATACCACATGGACTTCCTAGATTTTGAATGTACctgcaaaataaaaagaacaagttatttaggtacccaacaactttgtatgggtcctttagGTTAGaccgaaaaaatttgaattattttagaaCCTAAGTAAATCTCCCATATAGGTTGATACCGATAACTAGAAATGGGTCAAACTAAACTTGACAAGTGTATTTGAAGGTGTAATCAGGAGTGGTAAAAATACTCATATGTATTTCATTGAAAATCTAGTGAAACCCTCTAAGTTACCTTAGAGAAGAACTGGACGTAGCTTAATTCCCTTAGATGAAAACAAAATCCTCACATACTCACCTATTAATAGACACCCTCTTCTCTAAAGATTCACTTCCTCCTAAATGACAGGAAGATAAGCTGAAATAAAGACCATGAACTTTTCCACCAGAACAACGTTTTTAGGGCAACGATTAAGTAGCTTATGTGGATCATTCAACCTTCAACGACTACGATCAAAACATCAACTGCGAAAAGATATATggaaacactattcaacccccctTATAATGTTTCCCGTCACTTCAGTGGTGGCCTATACTGCTCTACAGAACCATTGCtaatgagtttcaccctactACATACAAGGTTAGTTCGTTAACGCCTTAGACCAAGATAAAGCCCTAAACTAAGACCTcatgctcctctcaccacatacccCACCCTTACATCAATACACACACAACTTGAAACCATACAAGAAACTTCTCCTTGAAATTTCTTTCACAACATACTTTATATATAGAAACAGTCATAATATACTTAATGAAACATCACAAATTCACACTAAACATACCTAGCATCCATATAAACCCACTTCACATAAGTAAGGATCTTAAAATCATAGTAAAACACACTAACACTCAAATTTGGTATTCTTGACTTAATGTTTGGTCCAAAAACATGCTTTAGTGTTAAAGGGAATACAAATTTACTCAATTATCTAGTTACTCAATTCATCAACTCAACTTCAATTTCAAGCAACACATAAATACATTTCATACCAAATTTCAACATCAATTTCAGTAACTAAAACATCAATTTCATCAATATTAAACAACCAAAAACAAGAACTCATTCAACAAGCaatcacaaaaatattttcccATACTAGACTACCAATCTTAGATTAAATTCAAAAATGCATCATATACTAGAAACATAtcaataactttaaaatttagtaGTTAGCTTTCCTTACTTGATTCTTGTTCGATGATCAATCTACTTTAAGGAACCTAGAATGACTAACAACTCAAGAAACTTTATATGCTCCTACAAGCCACAAAACAATTATTAATGTATATCGTTAGTACCACTAATCAACATGgagtcttatagaagactcaGATGACACATACAAAGAACAACAACTCACATGCACAGgaaaacacacaaaataaagaaaatagcaTAACTAACTTACTCTTCTACGAAAACTGATTGAACAAACTTGAAAACCTCTCTTTAGTGATCACTTAGGTACTCTCTGATATTCAAACAGTTGTATTATGGTTTAAAAGACTTAAAAAGAGGGAAAAAGGCTCTTAGAGAACAATTTCTAGAAAGATGgtatttttctatataatgAAACTTGTTAgttgaaattctatttatacttttgaacttttaatattaaaataaacgagTCTCGTTATTTAGAATACACTATCATATCTAATACACGATTTTCTAGATTCTTACAAATAGATAGATAATAGTTATaaggaatttttctttttggggATATGTTTCTTCCGAAAATAGTGTTGTTGAAAATTCCATTTTTATGCACCATcttatataaaatcaatatttttaccCAGACACAAATAAACACACGCACATAAACAGACACACATATACACATAcaaacacacatgcacacacgaagatacacatacaaacacacatgcacacacgaaGGTAcaaatacacaaacacaaacacatacacacaaacacaaacacatacacacaaacacaaacatacaAACATAACAAATACGAACACACATACatataaacatacaaaaatacaaaaaatgcaTTCATACATGCACAAATACACATatgcacacacaaacacaaacacaaacacacctACACATATAAACATGTGCgtacacacaaacacaaacataaacacagacacaaatacaaacacacacaaacacaaacacatataaaaaaaatatatacaaacacaTGTGTTTTACATATATGtaagatattatattaaaaatatatacaagatATATGACTAACTTTTGATATTAAAAGGTGATAcaaatattgttaatttaatccttaaagtaataataaatttgatttaatctattataaattttaataaaatattcttaatttaatGTCAAACTAAcctttaaaatgatattttgatgatACAATATTCTTACAAAacttcttataataataataataataattttacgaTTTAATCTCTcacatgtaaaaaaatattaatattatttaattccAAAATGTGATCATTTAATAGTAAATTTAATTCTTACTTAACCTTTACATTTTTCTAGTAATAAATCGTACGAaacaaatcacaaaaataacaaaagaaatattgtgGGACTTTTTACCATTCCTAATgcttacattaaaaaataaaatggtttaTTTGCCAATAGTATATATATTATCTGAAATATATACATGAATCAGTAGTCCCTCGGTCTGATTTGGCACCATATCAAAACGCGATTCTCACCTCAGAACGCGAATCCAAACGCGCTTCCATTTGCGTTTCCAATTCCATTCATGAAGCGAAGAAAGTCGGTGACGTTCGCCAGAGCCTAAAACGTTTTCGTTTTTCGGACAGCTGAAGGTGTTTCTTCTCTGCCACATTTTCGTTCCATTGTATGTGACATTGTTCTGTCTCTTTCTCTCTGAGAGTAACTCAAAGACCAATGAGGCAGTACAAGCAGGTTTCAGCCCTTAACCGGCGACCCACCGTCCTTTATCTGGTGTGCGCGGTTGCATTGTTCTCCCTCCTCCTCTTCTACATCCAATCCTCTCTCTTCGCAGGTATTATCACCGTAACCACCCCACACTTGGAATATCAATCATTCTAATTCTGTTTTCTTAATTTCCGTTTAAATCCGCATGTTCAGGGTCCCTTTCTTCGGCTCGCAAATCCGAAATTATCCGCGTCTTGTCTAACTTTCAGTCCAGTGTTCAGCAATGTGTGGTAACTGTTCGATCTGAAACATTTCTATTTGATGAATAATACTGATGTGGTTATTTATTCATCGTatcatttcttaatattattgatGTGTAACTCTGGATACACTCACTTCCAATTCTGATAGAAGATTcacataaaaaacatataagcATCTGAATCCAAGTCttgtgcttttatttttttaaaaggataGAATATAGTTGTGTTAAGATATGTGCTGACGTTGGAAATTGAAACAGGATAAGAGGGGGCTAGGACTCACTGCTCATATAATTGACCATTGTAATTTGATCCTTAAATACCCTGAAGGTACCAACAGCTCTTGGGTATGTCTTTCTGTCTCCTCAATTCTGAGTTCTGAGaactcttatttttttaatgtttcgTTAATGGTTAAACTGttgagtttctttttttttttcaatgtttaaattattgtaGTACAACGCACAGTTTAAGCACTTTGAGCCGTTGGAGTACAAATATGATGTGTGTGAGGCAATCCTGTTGTGGGAACAGGTGCATTGTAATGACACTCCTTTTGTTCCTGTTTCATTTGAAGTTTCAGAATGAGTATTTACTTGGGCGGATGTGTTGAGATGTTGCAGTATCGGAACATAACAACTGTGTTGACCAGAGAGTATCTTGATTCTCGACCTGGTGGTTGGATGGATTACGCTCCACAAAGGATAGCACAGTTGTATGGATCTTGAAACttgatttcaattttgtttattgGGTTGCATGTGTTAGCAGTTAGTGTATGTGTGCTAATGCCTTTTCTTCTTGTAGGGGGACAAAGAAGTGCAGCAACAAGACTCTTTGTGAAGAGAACCTCAATGTGTTATTACCTGCAAAGCCCCCATTTCACCCACGACAGTTCCGAACTTGTGCTGTTGTTGGGAATTCTGGGGACCTTCTGAAGACTACATTTGGGAAAGAAATTGATAGCCATGATGCTGTTATTCGGGAGAATGAGGCCCCTGTTAATGAGGTAAACATGTCAACCCATCATAATGGGGTTTAacaatttcttctttcatttctgtTTTCTTGAAATCCTGTTAGTTTATCCAAAGCATAGATGAAACGACCACTTGCTTCTGCAATATCCAACCATTATATTATTACTTCTGAACAAGATCCCAAAAAGTGATATAGTATTAGAGTTTGTAGTGCATTTATCTGATATGCTATTAAAAGAGTCGCGGATACTTATTTTGTCCCTTTATGGATTGTGTAGGAATATGCCAAATATGTTGGTCTTAAGAGGGATTTCCGTCTAGTTGTCAGAGGTGCTGCGCGTAACATGGTCCCTATTCTAAACGGATCTggtaagttattattttttaaatatttaaacagaGATGCAAAACTTCTGTTGAAATTTTGGGACATGTTAGTTGTAATGGGAATCTATCCAGTGTGAAATATAGcttaattttctattaaagaTTTGGCATGCAAAACATCACTATAGAACAAAGACATCCTTGTCCATTGAATATCCATCTATATTTGTAATGTGtcaaaaagtatataaaactagaaaaataaaaattaccaaCAAAAACATGAAGGGGCTAGGTCAAACCTCAAAATAACATAATCAAAAATATCTAAACGCAAGTAACCCATACTTGTTCCTAGGAAACTTTCCCTAATAAATTATGGCAtaatatcaaacaaataaaactcatttttttttgttcaaaaccATAGTTGGCAAGTTTATTAAGACTATATTACCCTCTATAAGTatgatatagaaaaaaaaatgcatagaaGAACAAAGTTGAAGACATCTTATGatgtagaaaaaaaatgcatacaAGAACAAAGTTGAAGACATCTTATCCATCTCCCTTGGATTTGCCATGGTACAGGATGAACATCCTTTGGAGCTTCAATCACAAGATTTGAATCTCATTCCTACCAAATTTGCTTCATTTCCTTCAATATGCTTGTTCGATAGGCTATGATAGCAGCCATGATCTCCTCTCAGAATGTAACAATTAGGCCTACTTATGCCACAAATCCTCCCATAAAAAAACACCTCTAGTGCCTTAAGAAAATACATGCATTGGTAGCATGTCCAAAACTCCCACGTGCTACTCGAATTGTATTGCTCTTAACACTTCAGATATTGAGAAGAAAACTCAAACTTTTTgcattcaattatatatatatatatatatatatatatatatatatatgagcaATGAGTACACTAGCATAAAAGAAAGCATTGGAGATTGTGCCTATAGATGGCAACAGGCTTCAGAATTGGGGAGGAGATAACAAGTATTTACAATTACAAGGACATATTTTCTGAAGTTTAAATCTAAGGATACTAGGAGGCTACCAATTGACTTGAACAATATTTGGTTCTGCTTGAGGAGGAGAGGGAAATACTCAATAGACTATCATAATGCGATTTTGACTACTATGGTGTCGGGAGCTACAATCCtacaattataacaatattGTCTGTTGAGCATTTCTCTACCAAAGAATTACCATGCAACCATTCTAGACGTagttatcaaattaaaaaagtttatgcTAACCCTTGATTAGGATGGTCGGTAGCACATTACAAGTGATCTTATTATCAATCTAAAACCCAAGACAGTAACCCAGTACAAGATGCTCCTACCTAATGGAGTCTTGAGGAGGTGGACGTGCACAGCATAGTGGCCCTTATCCCAACAAACAGAGAGGTTATCTCCTAGGTTTGAACTACTTTAGTGCCTATAGTCACTCTCTTTTACAGAAAAATTACTAAAGTTTAATTCTAACCAATAAATCAATGTAGCTGGAAACAATTAGTTCCCTCTACTTAAATtcgtattttagaatttatattttcagacatttatattatttcttgcTCTTGATGATTGTCTTTAAcagatataaaattttaaaattaatttattaataagtaAAAAGTACATATtagcaaataaaataattttaaagaagaCTTAAATATGTTACTTGAGATTAAAaactgataaaaatatattcttgagggcttcacagatccctctcattatcttctatatatattgaaaaagcaAGAGTACATGGAACACC
This sequence is a window from Vigna angularis cultivar LongXiaoDou No.4 chromosome 2, ASM1680809v1, whole genome shotgun sequence. Protein-coding genes within it:
- the LOC108327487 gene encoding sialyltransferase-like protein 1 yields the protein MRQYKQVSALNRRPTVLYLVCAVALFSLLLFYIQSSLFAGSLSSARKSEIIRVLSNFQSSVQQCVDKRGLGLTAHIIDHCNLILKYPEGTNSSWYNAQFKHFEPLEYKYDVCEAILLWEQYRNITTVLTREYLDSRPGGWMDYAPQRIAQLGTKKCSNKTLCEENLNVLLPAKPPFHPRQFRTCAVVGNSGDLLKTTFGKEIDSHDAVIRENEAPVNEEYAKYVGLKRDFRLVVRGAARNMVPILNGSDTEVLIIKSLTHREINAVIKTIPNPVYLFQGIVLRRGAKGTGMKSIELALSMCDIIDIYGFTVDPGYTEWTRYFSKPRKGHNPLQGRAYYQLLECLGVIRIHSPMRSKRREDWSDIPGREMIRQAHAAALRLKRNEDDHGGDLGQFGNCKVWGNVDPENSGPVSGSPDMSDVRKYSNYSKWEVIPFESLRREAQDHYNQMQGVSLYKMDGNRLDDLVCVRHSSKSDA